aACAAAGTGATGCTTAGGAATTAGTTCATAAATAACATATTCTATAGCTAATATACTGCTTATGTAGATTATGGGAataacatttatttatttttgatgtACGATGTCGcttttatataattattattataatccCGAATAATAGATTTGGGCTGGGTCGAAAGCAAGCCCAAATACTGGTTGGCTGGATGCACTTTGGAAGAATACGGTATCGATGACTAAATTTGCAAAGCACAAAGGTCCAGGTGGATAATGAATTCCGGGCTCCATCAAATCCAATCGCGGGCTAAAATCCGGTGAATAGTCCACGTTATTTTTCGACAgaccccctcctcctcctcctcctcctcgaCGACCCTTCCACCGATCAACGACTTCAACGACGTCCGTTTACGTACAATTATTTTCTCTCTCTACTCTCTCCATCTCTCAGGTACCCTTTCTCCTAGTCAACAATTCAAATTCAggaataattatatatttttgtgtgttatcttttttcttttcccatttATTTCGCTTTTTTAGGTTTATGAATAGGATTGCCTGCTTTCTCTctctttatttcatttttttgacaaaaCCCTAATTGAACCCTAAGTTGATCAATTTTGACGTTTGTTTGATTTATTAATGATTGGCAGGATTTTAGGAATTAGGGGCGGTTTGGATCACTCCTTTCCCTTGGATTTTTCCGTGATTATTTATAGCTCATTTTACCAGGTAATTTCTGTTTTTTCGTTCTTACATTCAAATTTGGCAAATTTTATGTGTATATGCTTCTATTTCCCTTGAATCTTGTAtgttgatgattgataatgttTTTTAAATCGGTGTTGTTTTAGAGTTATAACATTATTAAATCTCTGCAATCGCTTAGCTATTAGTTAATTGTAATTAAGGTGGAATTCTGGATGACAATTAGAATTTCTAAGCTTAGTTTGAAGAATAATGCTactgtgcggaaatgaagtatATTGTACTAAAGAAACGAGGGTGCAAGAAATATCAGCTGGTTGATTAGAAAATGCAGGGCCTGATAAGTCATACTTAAACTGAGAAGAAATGTTGATCTGGTAGATTGACCATGCAGAATTAGGGAATTTTTCCGAGCTTTAAGGATTCATtacgatttttctttttctgggaATAGACATTCCATTTCCGGAGTGCTGTTACATAGATATATTGTCTGGCAGACAAACTGTCTGGTGTTCAGAGAAGTTGGCTGGCTTTTATTGATAAGCTTGTTCCTTGAAGGGTTTGTGCAAGCATTGACAGGGGCTTTTGGAAGAAAATCCACTGTGTTGTGGATCACGGCTGTGTTTATGTACTACTAGTGAAGTTGTTATTGATGCTTTTGTCCTGTGTCATAAATGATGGgaactagggttttcatttCAAGTCAATCTTTTTAATTAAAGAATTCAGTGTTCTAAAAATTATCTACTTTGACTTTTTGTGAGTTCTGTTCATATGctttaattttatctttctcAGGTGTCTTATTTTCTTATGGCCTTGTACTTATCAAGAATTTATGCTGGGTTTCATGTGTTGTGTTTGTAAAAAATTGCCATGCACAACTGTGTAAACACGTTCTGCGACAAAGAGAGAGTGTGGAAACTGATGCGATGTCAGCATCCAGCAAATTCGATCTGTCTTCTAATAGCCCAGACAGGCCTTTATACACTTCTGGGCAGCGTGGATCCTATTCTGCAGCTTCATTGGAGAGATCTGGTAGCTTTAGGGAAAACACAGAGATGCCAATTTTACCAGCCATTCCAAACATGAGTAGAGGTAGTTCTGCTGCAACACAAGATGTGATGAGTTTCTTTCAGTGTTTACGATTTGATCCAAAATCAATGGTTACAACCCTCAAACTTAATCGACCAGTGGATTTTAAGCGACTTGCAAGTGTTTCTTTTGGAATTCCATTGGAAGATCCTTCTTCAGCACCTGCAAAAGGCAAACCAGTGTCTTCTCCTTCACCTGAGGAATTTAGACGTCTCAAGACCTCTGTCCGTGAGGGCTGTAGAAAAGCTAGGTATTGCTTTTGTttcattaatttcattttttttttgtttccatgTGGATTTACAGCAGTGTTGATTCATGCATGAAAAATATTGTATTAAATGTCAGGGAACGTGTAAAGATATTCAATGAGTCATTATCTGTGATGAACAAGTGGTTTCCAACTATTCAATCACGGAAGAGATCCCGGTCAGATTCCTTTTCCAGTGACCGATCCAATACCTTGTATTCAGCCGATCGATCAGTTTCGGCTACAGGCATTTCTAAGATGGGTGCTCAGAGTCATGTTGGTGCAAATGGTTTTGACGTGGAGCAAAAATCAGAAGAGAGGACAAAGAATTCTGTACCAAACAAGCGCACCAGGACTTCTATGGTGGATCCCAGGGTCTGTAGCATTTTTTTATGTCGCCATGCCATAATATTTTCTTGGTTCATATTTATGAACGctgctttattttgaatttagtcTCTTGGGCACTTACGAATACTGGAGCTTCTTGAGCTCATAGAACTATTGTTGTTTTCTAGGTTCTATTAAAGTTCTCTGCTCAGTTTACAATGTGATTGACATGGGAAATACCTCATCCAGGAGTTTCCTACTTTAACTGGCTTGCTTATATATGTTTCTGTGGGTATCACAGTACTGATAGTCAAGGAACAATTACTTTCGTTAGTTCACTGTTAAGTGCGGATATTCTTTTCACTGAAGACATAGTTTGTCTTTTTCTTATCTGGTTACATTGTTGTCAGGTGGACGGtctcctttcttttctatttcttcATAAGTTCTGAAAATTTTTGGATGAACTATACAAAACTGATTTCCGTATTGAGGTTATGTCCCATTTGCTTTTTCTTTGTGCGATTTGCTGTTCTTTTACACGTCTTTATCTGGACTTTCACTACTTCTCCCCTAGAATTTTCTGTCTGACAGTGTGCAAATTTTGCATCCTTAAATATGTCATCAACTTGTTAGATTAACCTACAAGTTAGTTACAACCTCCAAAATGCTGTTGTTGCGTGcttatttatattaatttgcTATATTTCTGAATGTTTTTATTCTGGACTTTCAGTTTTGCTCCTTTAGAGCTTCAATCTTTGTCTGACTATGTATAACAATTTTTGCATCCTTAATTATGCCTCATTTATTATACTCTGCTACAATCTAGTTACAAGCTTCCAAAATGGTACTGAAGTATGTGTTTAATTTGACATAGGCGGATGCAAGGGCTAATACTCTTGCTAGGCCTTCAGGGACTGCAGATAGAGATAGGGAAATATTGAAAATTCCCAGTAGTAGTGCAGTCCAAAGCGAGGATCGGCCATCACCTTTAGGTGTTGATGGATGGGAGAAATCCAAGATGAAGAAAAAGCGGTCTGGGATAAAGCCAGATGTTGCTGCAAGCTCATCAGCAGCAAAACCTATGGATGGCTCTAGAGATTTTAAACAAGGGATGCAACCGCGGCTTCTTGCTGATGCCCGGTCAAGGCTGAGTGAGAGCCATGGCTTCAGGTACTGCTTTTAGTGTATCATTTTGTGCATACATTTAGTATTGATTGTATTAATCTTCCTCTGTTGAATTTGCTTTTATAATGGTGTAGATGCTTGGATTttcattcttctttgttttgTCCGTATATTTGATTTGAACTTTCACTTGCAGCCATAATAGGTTAAAGTAGGAATACCTTCCATTCTAGAGTTTTAAGTCTCATTCCGCATGGTCTTCCATAAAACATTTTTTTCTGAATCATGTCTACTTTTTGTGATGCAGACCTGTTGCTAATGGAGGCATGAGCAAAGTTGATGGTTCCTCACAGCAAAGCAGTTCAGGCACACGATCATCAATCTCTCGGCTGGAGCAGGATAACAGCCCCCTTCTCCATGATAAAAGGGATCGCCCTACAGATAAAGAAAAAGTTAATTTGAAAGCTATTAACAAGTATGTGTGGCATTTAACTGCATATTCTCCGAGATTCTTGTTTTGGGATCCATTTCTTTTTAATGACATTGTTATGTGGTCCTTTCTTCTTGGTAATATGTCATTAGTTTGTGTCATTGAGATTCTGCCTCCTCACTTTCTGTTTGTCTGCTTCGATTTTTAGTCTGTTGAAGTTAAATGAAGCTGTGctcttttgtttgttttcttttttatccCCCCTCCACCCAATTGTACAACCAGGACAAGTGCTCGAGAAGATTTCAGCTCTGGTAGCCCTACATCAAGCACAAAACTGAATGCAACTCGAGGTCCACGGTCAGGTTCAAGTGTTGGGCAAAAATTGTCACCTGTGGTTTCTCATGCAACAGCTGCCAATGATTGGGAAGTTTCTCAGTGCACAAGCAAAATACCTGCTGCAGTTGGTGTAAACAGTCGGAAACGGACACCGTCGATGAGGTCTTCATCACCTCCTGTTGCCCAGTGGGCCAGCCAGAGGCCCCAGAAAATCTCAAGAACAGCAAGAAGAAGTAATTTCATACCTATAGTGCAGAGCACTGATGAAACCTCTGCTTTGGACACGGCATCTGCAGACACTGGAAATGAAAGGCGCTTATCTGGAAGTTCTCCTCAGCAAGTTAAATTGAAAGGTGACCACTTCTCTTCAGCCGCATTGTCTGAAAGTGAGGAATCAGGGCCCCCCTCTGAAATGAAGTTTAAAGATAAGATGAAGAAGTCCGATGGCATGGAAGAAAAAGCTGGGCAGAATGTCCAGAAGATGTCAAACTTGATGCTACCACCAAGGAAAAAGATTATTAGTGGGGATGACCATGGAGATGGAATTCGAAGACAAGGCAGGACTGGACGGGGATTCACTTCAACTAGGTCCTTAATGCCATTAACTGTTGAAAAGCTTGGAAATGTGAGAACTGCAAAACAGCTTAGAAGTGCCAGACTTGGATTTGACAAAACTGAAAGGTTTagcattttctttctcttgattATTCTGGTTATTATTTTGGGCTTATTCGTGCCCTATGCTGCGTTTTTAGTCTAAGTTCCTTATATTGTTTGAATTTTATATTCAGCAAGGCAGGTCGTCCGCCCACTAGGAAGCTCTCTGACCGTAAAGCTTATACACGTCAGAAGCATTCTGCAGTCAGTTTAGCAACAGATTTTATTGGTGAGTTCAGTCAGAGATTTCAATAAAACCTCTCTGGCTGTTCATTATTCTCCATCTTTATTACTTCTTTAATGCTCTTAGTCGGTTCAGATGATGGACATGAAGTACTACTCGCTGCTGCAAATGCTGTTCCTAATCCAGGTGTAGTTTCAGTCAGAACTTTCTGCATGCATTATGAATCCAAAAAAGTGCATATTATGGTCAATAGAGGTTCTTGGTGTTGATCCACTTTTCACTGCAGCCCCAGCACTTTCCAGCTCATTTTGGAAGCAGATGGAGCCACTCTTTCGGTTTGTATCTGATGCAGATGTGGCCTATTTGAAACAGAAGGTTGTGGCACTTCGCATCTTCAGAAGCTTTTTGCATTATAATAGGATTACTAGCTTATCACTGAGCTCTATGCTATTTTAGAAATTGGATGATCTGATAGATTGACCTGTCTGCAATATTTAGTTTCTTATTATTGTCACTGGATGTTTTTGTTTTCTGAGATGGTATAAGATTTGGACATGGTAGTCTTTTGCTTACAATTTCTATTGAATAGTTCTCTTGGTCGCCCTAAGTTTATCCCCATATTTGAATATGTTTCTTTGCATTTTACTTTCCCCTTTGGCCTAATCTGTTTGACATTGTAGTTCTGCATACGGTTTCTATTGGATAATGTTTGAGTACACTAACTTCATCCCTCAGTTTGAATATGTCGCTTTTGCTTTTTACTTTTACCTTTTGACTGATCTGTTTGGGCCTTGCTTCCCATTTCTATGCTGTTAAGCTTACTAATAAGATGTTTCAACtgaatgcaaagaaagaaagaaagtaatCCATCTACTAAGTGACtgcaatttcaaatttgaagaaTTTATTTGTTCTGgtgtttaatttttattttgattggaGTTGATCCGCCCTTGTCTTTTCTAGTATATAGCATTTCAAAATGGCCAACTTCTTTCACTTTTTATTAAAAATCAAATGTGAAGTTTCATTAACAAAAGTAGAAATTTATGACAAATTGGAACCATTAACTATTGACTGCTGATTGCGAATTAATGAATTGTTTGAATCTCTAACTTTGATATTTTCTTTCCTAATGAAGCAGGTAAGAAAATAGAAATTGATGCATGAATATCAAGTTAAAAACCCCTTTCCATTTCAATTATAACAACAATTACAAGCATCTGTAAAAATCCGAGCAGAAACTGTTACACAGATGTCTAATATCTTATTTAGATATGTTATACCTTGGCTAAAAGGAATTCGTAGAAAATTTTCATGTctccattttatttttaattgaataGAAAATAGAATTTTCTATTATTTTGATAGAGCACAACATGTCTTGTGTTTCCCCCCGCCCCccaacaaccaaaaaaaaaaaaaaaaaaaaagaactgcaATACAATAAATGAGAAAGGGGGGATATTAATATCTGCGTCTGTGTAAAGTCAAGTGGCATTTGCATTCTCAACTATTTTTCTAGTCCACAAAATTTAGTTTAGTTGTTATTGAATTTTCCCCTTGCAGGTGGAGTTTGAACCAACCACGGTGTCACCCATGGTAGCATCTTCAGGGATGGTAAATCCTAGTTCAGTGTCCAATGGTTTTGGGGGTAATGAAATTGAAAGAcgacttaaaagacaatatagTGAAGATACCCAGGAGCATTTATCCTCTGCCACAAAGACTCTTGAGGATGTCTCCCTCTACCAGAGACTGATTTCAGCTCTCATTCCTGAAGGAGATGAACAATTTTGCCACAATGAAAATGAAGACATCAGATTTGATGGTTATGAGTCTGGATTTGAGCCTGAGACAAATGTAAAATCAGATAGTTTCTGTTCTCAGCTCTCTCAAAACTCTGATTTATCAGGAAATCCTGCCTCTAATGGTTATTGCATAAGTGCTAACGGGGGATCCTTTAATGAGCTCAAACATATTATGCCAGACAATAGCAGTTTGTCCATTCCAGACGCTAGAATTCCAAGCTACAGAAATTCACAAAATGGTTTCCCACCAGACCAAGCACTGACGCCTGGCATTAACTGCACTGAGGGTCAGTACAGTAGTATGTCGATAAATGAAAGACTTCTCCTGGAAATTCATTGTATTGGAATCTTTCCTGAATTTGCGGTAGGGTTGCTTTTCTTCGTGTTTTCTTGTTAGCAACTTATGCCTTGTTATAGTGCCCTTTACTTCATTATACTTACCTCTATTCCCTTGATTCTTCTGTCAGCCTGATTCTGCAAATTCTGGGAATGAAGAGATCTCTACAGAAATTAGTAAATTGAATGAGATTTACTATGAACAGGTATCATCTGATTACAATTAgagtactctctctctctctctctcacaatGTGTCTTCCTAGTTTTATGTCATGAGGTATGCTCATAGATGTGTTTTAGGTGGACTATGCTATTCCTTTTTCATGTCTTTTTTGTCTTTGTTATATGGGGTTGGGCATTGGATGTTATGACTTTCATAAGCTAGGCCTTGTTGTCTTCTGTATTTCTTTAGCTTGATTGGCAGATGTGTTTTGGTATGTTGTTCCATTAAACTCCAATTGTAGACTATTCTCAAGGAGTTGTAGAGCATAATTTTATGCAGATTCTCTATTTCCACTTGTGTTTGCCATAGTGTGATGCAGCCCTTTGTATTTTTCACGGTCGGGATATTGAGAAACTATTTCTTTCAAGATCATCTTACAGTTGTTTAATGGTGTTTAGGTTTCAAAAAGGAAGGGTTTAGTTAGCAGACTGCTGAAATCTGCTGTTGACACCAGAGAGCTTCAAGACAGGCAAGgatatttttatttactttagcCTCTTAATGTGTATCATGATGC
The Coffea arabica cultivar ET-39 chromosome 6c, Coffea Arabica ET-39 HiFi, whole genome shotgun sequence genome window above contains:
- the LOC113692286 gene encoding uncharacterized protein isoform X2 produces the protein MSASSKFDLSSNSPDRPLYTSGQRGSYSAASLERSGSFRENTEMPILPAIPNMSRGSSAATQDVMSFFQCLRFDPKSMVTTLKLNRPVDFKRLASVSFGIPLEDPSSAPAKGKPVSSPSPEEFRRLKTSVREGCRKARERVKIFNESLSVMNKWFPTIQSRKRSRSDSFSSDRSNTLYSADRSVSATGISKMGAQSHVGANGFDVEQKSEERTKNSVPNKRTRTSMVDPRADARANTLARPSGTADRDREILKIPSSSAVQSEDRPSPLGVDGWEKSKMKKKRSGIKPDVAASSSAAKPMDGSRDFKQGMQPRLLADARSRLSESHGFRPVANGGMSKVDGSSQQSSSGTRSSISRLEQDNSPLLHDKRDRPTDKEKVNLKAINKTSAREDFSSGSPTSSTKLNATRGPRSGSSVGQKLSPVVSHATAANDWEVSQCTSKIPAAVGVNSRKRTPSMRSSSPPVAQWASQRPQKISRTARRSNFIPIVQSTDETSALDTASADTGNERRLSGSSPQQVKLKGDHFSSAALSESEESGPPSEMKFKDKMKKSDGMEEKAGQNVQKMSNLMLPPRKKIISGDDHGDGIRRQGRTGRGFTSTRSLMPLTVEKLGNVRTAKQLRSARLGFDKTESKAGRPPTRKLSDRKAYTRQKHSAVSLATDFIDDGHEVLLAAANAVPNPAPALSSSFWKQMEPLFRFVSDADVAYLKQKVEFEPTTVSPMVASSGMVNPSSVSNGFGGNEIERRLKRQYSEDTQEHLSSATKTLEDVSLYQRLISALIPEGDEQFCHNENEDIRFDGYESGFEPETNVKSDSFCSQLSQNSDLSGNPASNGYCISANGGSFNELKHIMPDNSSLSIPDARIPSYRNSQNGFPPDQALTPGINCTEGQYSSMSINERLLLEIHCIGIFPEFAPDSANSGNEEISTEISKLNEIYYEQVSKRKGLVSRLLKSAVDTRELQDREFEQHALNKLVVMAYEKYMTCCGPNAHGMKSANGKMAKHAALAFVKRTLERCQEYQETGKSCFNEPLFRDIFISGCSQLGDVQADGESDKHEVRPSASTCAEQSPSSTNHDMFSDNLLSANLASEQISGKEETWSNRVKKKELSLDDVGGGAIAMSPAVTPGIGSSFSSGTKGKRSERDREGKGSSREVISRSGTTKIGRPTSAKGERKSKTKPKQKTAQLSASVNGLLGKISEKPKVTVPSTQKTSNTSSSGMVKDKNDYGLDELEDPIDLSGLQIPEMDDLGVADDFGGQGQDIGSWLNIDDDALQDHDFMGLEIPMDDLSELNMMV
- the LOC113692286 gene encoding uncharacterized protein isoform X1, whose product is MSASSKFDLSSNSPDRPLYTSGQRGSYSAASLERSGSFRENTEMPILPAIPNMSRGSSAATQDVMSFFQCLRFDPKSMVTTLKLNRPVDFKRLASVSFGIPLEDPSSAPAKGKPVSSPSPEEFRRLKTSVREGCRKARERVKIFNESLSVMNKWFPTIQSRKRSRSDSFSSDRSNTLYSADRSVSATGISKMGAQSHVGANGFDVEQKSEERTKNSVPNKRTRTSMVDPRADARANTLARPSGTADRDREILKIPSSSAVQSEDRPSPLGVDGWEKSKMKKKRSGIKPDVAASSSAAKPMDGSRDFKQGMQPRLLADARSRLSESHGFRPVANGGMSKVDGSSQQSSSGTRSSISRLEQDNSPLLHDKRDRPTDKEKVNLKAINKTSAREDFSSGSPTSSTKLNATRGPRSGSSVGQKLSPVVSHATAANDWEVSQCTSKIPAAVGVNSRKRTPSMRSSSPPVAQWASQRPQKISRTARRSNFIPIVQSTDETSALDTASADTGNERRLSGSSPQQVKLKGDHFSSAALSESEESGPPSEMKFKDKMKKSDGMEEKAGQNVQKMSNLMLPPRKKIISGDDHGDGIRRQGRTGRGFTSTRSLMPLTVEKLGNVRTAKQLRSARLGFDKTESKAGRPPTRKLSDRKAYTRQKHSAVSLATDFIVGSDDGHEVLLAAANAVPNPAPALSSSFWKQMEPLFRFVSDADVAYLKQKVEFEPTTVSPMVASSGMVNPSSVSNGFGGNEIERRLKRQYSEDTQEHLSSATKTLEDVSLYQRLISALIPEGDEQFCHNENEDIRFDGYESGFEPETNVKSDSFCSQLSQNSDLSGNPASNGYCISANGGSFNELKHIMPDNSSLSIPDARIPSYRNSQNGFPPDQALTPGINCTEGQYSSMSINERLLLEIHCIGIFPEFAPDSANSGNEEISTEISKLNEIYYEQVSKRKGLVSRLLKSAVDTRELQDREFEQHALNKLVVMAYEKYMTCCGPNAHGMKSANGKMAKHAALAFVKRTLERCQEYQETGKSCFNEPLFRDIFISGCSQLGDVQADGESDKHEVRPSASTCAEQSPSSTNHDMFSDNLLSANLASEQISGKEETWSNRVKKKELSLDDVGGGAIAMSPAVTPGIGSSFSSGTKGKRSERDREGKGSSREVISRSGTTKIGRPTSAKGERKSKTKPKQKTAQLSASVNGLLGKISEKPKVTVPSTQKTSNTSSSGMVKDKNDYGLDELEDPIDLSGLQIPEMDDLGVADDFGGQGQDIGSWLNIDDDALQDHDFMGLEIPMDDLSELNMMV